The Plasmodium brasilianum strain Bolivian I chromosome 14, whole genome shotgun sequence genome contains a region encoding:
- a CDS encoding hypothetical protein (conserved Plasmodium protein), with amino-acid sequence MGGNYENNPVNNMNNVNVFPSSDDSDSEKEHMVSLRGFNICYKKKLEKLNTLKSIDNNKKIIKLVLDNVNLDPKLVMQKVVNLLKEQTTLYTIIEIDNNKYKIKYNEVTPDDHIIFPEQVHNITNCKYAFIGILKVSKFTKRCTFSEKSLQDWQNLPVDDF; translated from the coding sequence atggggggtaattatgaaaataatccCGTTAACAATATGAATAATGTTAACGTATTTCCTTCCAGCGATGATTCTGATTCCGAAAAAGAACATATGGTATCATTAAGAGGCTTTAacatatgttataaaaaaaagttagaaaaattaaatacacTTAAAAGCATTGATAacaataagaaaataataaaactcGTTTTAGATAATGTTAATCTTGACCCAAAATTAGTTATGCAAAAAGTAGtcaatttattaaaagaacaaaCTACATTATATACCATTATTGAAATAGATAATaacaaatacaaaataaaatataatgaagtTACGCCAGATGATCATATCATATTTCCTGAGCAGGTTcataatattacaaattgtaaatatgcatttattgGAATATTAAAAGTTTCCAAATTTACGAAGAGATGTACATTTAGCGAGAAATCACTTCAGGACTGGCAGAATTTGCCAGTGGATGATTTTTAA